One part of the Humulus lupulus chromosome 9, drHumLupu1.1, whole genome shotgun sequence genome encodes these proteins:
- the LOC133799933 gene encoding uncharacterized protein LOC133799933, whose product MVFLVLSVDDILHIGNNLKKLSDVKNWLNTQFLIKDLREVSNVIGIGVVLMQDGRPLAYFSEKLNHESLKHLKGQHKLNKRHARWVEYIEMFPYVIRYKQGKESVVPDALSRRYALISTLDAKLLGFEHIKELYHVDHDFGEIYGACEKSAEGMFYRHGGFLFREHRLCVPNCSLRDLLVRESHGGGLMGHFGVATTLAMLQEQF is encoded by the exons atggtattcttggttctttctGTAGACGATATCTTACACATTGGAAACAAtcttaagaaattgtcagatgtgaagaattggttgaacaCTCAATTCTTGATAAAGGATTTGCGTGAAGTGAGTAATGTTATAG GTATTGGCgttgttcttatgcaggatgggagaccacTTGCGTACTTTAGTGAGAAGCTAA ATCATGAAtctttgaaacatttgaaaggacaACATAAACTGAACAAGAGACATGCACGATGGGTTGAGTACATTGAGATGTTTCCCTATGTCATTCggtataaacaaggtaaggagagTGTGGTTCCTGATGCACTTTCACGCAGGTATGCCttaatctctactcttgatgctaaattacttGGTTTTGAGCACATTAAGGAACTTTATCATGTTGACCACGACTTTGGGGAGATTTATGGTGCTTGTGAAAAATCTGCTGAGGGAATGTTTTATAGGCATGggggtttcttgtttagggagcatcggttgtgtgtacctaattgttcaCTGAGAGATTTGTTAGTTCGGGAGTCCCACGgtggagggttgatgggacattttggagtcgCTACGACTCTAGCTATGTTACAGGAGCAATTCTAA